CACCACAGTCAATCGAAATTGAAAATATGGAAGACAAGGAAGGAAACGATCGATGGTCAACATGGCAGAGGAGGAGACCAGCGGCTCGGAAGAAGAAACTACAGAGTGCAAACTACAGGATGAATTGGGTGCATACATTGAAATACTGTgttaagaaaatgaaagcaagaCACAATAAGGTTCCAGAGATAATAGTGAAAGTTAAATTAAATGGGATACCAATTGATATGGAATTGGACACGGGAGCTTCTGTGTCACTGAAAAATACAGTACTTCAATCCAGCGATATTGTGCTGAAAACCATGACGGGAGAAAAAATAGAAGTCGTCGGGATATGCTACGTAACTATGGAAGTTCATGGACACAGAGTGGAGGAAGTGCCATTGTAATGTGGTACAAGGAATGGACCTGCCTTATTCGGTAGGGACTGGCTGCATTTTGCGAAATTTGACTGGAAAAAAGTTAGCTGCAAATCATCTGCATTCTGGTATTCTGAAAACCTCAAAGTTACAAAGAACTTGTTAAGGAAATATGGTGATGTCTTTGATGGTGAACTGGGTACAGCCAAGAATATAAAGGCTCATATTCGTGTAAGAAAGGATGCAAAACCAATCTTTTATAAAGCGAGGACAGTTCCTTATGCAATCAGGGATGCTGTGAATGCAGAACTTAAAAGACTAGAATTGGAAGGAATTATTGAGAAAGTTGACTATAGTGGGTGGGCGGCACCGATAGTGCCCGTTTCAAAAAAAGACAATGGTTCTATTAGGATCTGTGGTGACTTCAAGGTCACCATAAATCGTTATGTGGAAAACCCTGAACACCCAATGCCAAATCCAGATGAACTATACCAGCGACTGAACGGTGGAAAAACTTTCTCAAAGTTAGATTTATCGCAAGCTTATCAGCAAGTGGAATTAGGTGAGGAATCTAGGAAACATGTCACGATTAACACACCACTTGGTTTGTACAGATATACACGTTTACCGTATGGTGTCTCAGCAGCACCACAACTTTTTCagtctttaatggataaagttctgcAAGGAGTGCCTTGTGGATGCAACATAGATGATATTAGTCTTTACTGGAGAACCGAAGCTGAACATTTACACAATCTGAAAAGGTACTTGAGCGGTTTTTGCACATCAATAGGTTGAAATGTAATTTGtcgaaatgtgaatttatgaagcCCTCCTTGAAATATTTTAGTTTCATTGTAGATGAAGAGGGTATTCATATGACAGAGGATGCCATTGCAGCAGTCACGGAGGCACCAAGGCCAGAATCAAGGTCTGAAATGCAATCCTTCCTGGGGCTGGTAAACCATTACCGTCGCTATGTGCCAAATCTCTCATCAGTCGCAGCGCCTCTCACGGAATTACTGCATAAAGACAGAAAACGGCATTGGTCAGTAGAGTTGTGAAAGAGCTTTTTCCGAGATTAAAAAATGCCTGACCACTGAAACAGGAGTATTAGTGCACTATGATTTGAGTAAACCTGTGACGTTGGCAGTAGATGCATCACCTAAAGGACTTGGAACAGTGCTTTCCCATATCACCAGTAACGGAGAAAGACCAATTGCTTATGCATCAAGAATGTTAACACCCACGGAACGTAACTATTCCCAAATTGAGTGCGAGGGTTTTGGCATCATCTTGGACTACGGAAGTTTCATCATATTTATATGGTCGTAAATTCACCCTTATTACAGTAACAAACCACTGTCATGCATTCTGGGACCCAGGAAGGGCATTCCAGTCCTTGCAGCTGCAAGAAATACAACGCTGGGCTATACAGTTAGCAGCTTATGATTATGACATTGAATTACGTCGTTCAAGTGACAATGGAAATGCTGATGCACTCTCACGGTTGCCTTTACCAGATTGTCACTATGATGCATCAGATAAGCTTGTAAACTGGACACAAGAAGCAACTGCATTTAACATGCACCAGGTGAACTCTCTTCCTGTAACTGCAAAATCTGGTTGCAAGGGAAACTTTGCATGATGCTGTACTGGCTAGAACtttatatatacaagaaatggATGGCCAGATCTGAGGACATAGCACAGGAACTGAACCCCACCCTTCCATAGCCCGTCAAGCATGAGTTTTCAATTGAAGAGGGATTTCTTCTATGGGGTGCCAGAGTGGTAATACCGTCGAGATATAGGATTCAAATCTCACAAGAGCTACATGGTGGTCATCCGGGGATTGTTAGGATAAAAGGATTAGCTGCTTGCATGTGTGGTGGCCGAATATCGATCAAAATATTGAAAGCACTGTGCAAGGGTGCTCTGCTTGTCAGGCTACTCAGCCAATGCCGACTCATGCTGAGGGTAATCCGTGGAAATGGCCTTCTGGTCCGTGGAAAAGAGTACATGTTGATTTCGCAGGACCATTCCTGGGACAAATGTACCTCATTATGATTGACGCATATTCAAAATGGCCAGAAGTACACCCAATGAAATCGGTTACAACTATGAATACCATCAAGATCATGCGGCTGGTATTTGCTCAGCATGGGATTTGTGTAGAGCTCGTGTCTGATAATGGAAGACAGTTTGTGGCTGAGGAATTTAAAGAGTTCATGACCCAAAATGGTGTAAAGCATATACTGATACCCGCTTATCACCCAAGCAGTAATGGGCAGGCCGAATGCAGTAAGAACATTCaaacaaggaatgaaaagggcgATGAGAACATTGCAATCGGTGTAGTACATCTTTAAATACCAAGTTTGTTGTCAATTTCTACTTGACTTACCGAACTACACCTCACTGTACATCAAAGCGCACGCCTGCAGAGCTTATGGGTCGACAGTTACGCACTCGCCTTGATTTACTACACCTAGATGCATCTCAGCGAATTGAAAAAAAAGCCTCTGAGAACGAGAAACCAATGAGGGAACTCGATATAGGGGACCTGGTACTGGTTCGGGACTATCGTCAAAATACCAAGAAGGGCATATGGACTCGAGGAGTTGTGGTTCTTAAATTGGGTCCATGCACATACAATGTACAAGTGGACGGTTAACTTAATATGGAAGAGGCATAACCTGATCAAAATGAGACTGATCCTCCAATGATTCTCAAGATAACAAAACGAACTTTTTAGCACGTGATTTTTCAGAGTTGGTCAGCTATCCAGACCCGCCATTACCAAAAGAGTTCATAAATACTCGTGAAGAGTTAGCATGCAGTGCAGTGCAGAGAAGATGAAATCCCAAATAGTATAGAAAAGGAGGCGGCAGCTGCAGAGAAATATCTGAAATGAAAATGGTTAACTTCTGATGACTCACCTGAAAGATCGATATCTGAATTAACCAAAACGTTCGAAGTCTACCGACAAAGTAGACCACCTGACTATTTTAGAATTGTAAAATGATTAATAGTATtatatgtttttgtattatttattcaaaGCTATGCCACCCATTTAATTATTGAttgctttatccttttatttgctttaatcttTCATGCTTTTTCCCGAGGGGAAAAGGTGTtaggtatttatgtttataactgcctattaccagaggttatatttgtgtttacagATACTTATTACTCGTTAAGCATAACTACCCTTTTAACTATCTTGTCTTCTTTTGAACTGTATATCATTATAAGTTAGtcttaaaaataaagtcattcaggaaggatctatctgagtttcgtgtccatccaaatatacttcactttccaacttgggttttaatggTCGAACCCCAGATCCACAAGCAGTACCTCAGGATACTCAATACCAACGACTGTACCATCATGACTCGACAGTATGACTCAAAACACTATGTTAAGATTTAAGTGGATGTCAGTTACCTTTTTGTGTTGTTCGTCAATATATGCATAAAAGTCTTGGTAGAATCCATGGAAA
This window of the Macrobrachium nipponense isolate FS-2020 chromosome 5, ASM1510439v2, whole genome shotgun sequence genome carries:
- the LOC135215759 gene encoding uncharacterized protein LOC135215759; this encodes MNTIKIMRLVFAQHGICVELVSDNGRQFVAEEFKEFMTQNGVKHILIPAYHPSSNGQAECKLMGRQLRTRLDLLHLDASQRIEKKASENEKPMRELDIGDLVLVRDYRQNTKKGIWTRGVVVLKLGPCTYNVQVDG